The following DNA comes from Papaver somniferum cultivar HN1 unplaced genomic scaffold, ASM357369v1 unplaced-scaffold_128, whole genome shotgun sequence.
TATTGCCTACACTAACAAGGACAGTAGCATCCATATCAAACCAAATTCTCTGGACAATAGAGCATTGAAGAAACAAATgctcaacatttttttttctctaccACAAAGAGGAAAAATGTCATCTATATTGTGAACATGCCTGACTATTTTATCTCTAGTGGATAAACAATCCTGTAGAATTCTCCAAAGTAAGTGGAGAACTTTAGGAGGCAGTTTCATGCTCCATAATCTTTTCCATATAAAGCTAGTGTTACTACTAGTGTTACTAGCTGAGACCTCATCCAAAAGAGTGTTATAAGCAGATTTAACTGTGAATGTTCCATTTCTAGTTTTTGTCCACCTAATTCTATCTTTCCCTAACATAGGAATTCTAATCCTACATATCTGATTAACTGTTTCAGCTGGAAAAAGAGTGTTAAGCATACTTAAATTCCAAGATTTAGTATCTTGATCTATAAGTTGAGAAACATGAACCATATTAGAAGACCAATTAGTAGAAGGGACTAGATTCTGACACCCATGAATCCACTTGTCCTTCCAAATATTGATATCCTTTCCATCAGCTAGCTCCCAACAATAATGTTGTTTAACAATTTTCAAACCTTTGCAGATACCTCTCCAAATCCAGCTACCATTTTCACTAACTTCATCAGAAAGAGGAAAACAGTTAGGAAAGTATTTATGCATTAAAATTTTGACCCAAAGAGCAGTAGGATCCTAGAGCATCCTCCAAGCTAGTTTTGCTAAGAGAGCTTGATTAAAAATAGCAGTTTGTCTGATGTTGAGACCACCTCTGCATTTAGAGTTAGCAACAATAGACCAATTCTTAAAAACAACCCTCTAGTATTGATGTTCTTACCCCACCAAAATATTCTTTGTATACCATCCATCCTATCAGTAAGTTTCTTAGGCATAGGAAAAACACTCATCTGATGAGTAGCTATTGATCCTAAAATAGTTTGTGTAAGAACAGTCCTAGCAggtgatgtgatttcaaagttgttgtagatagtgataaaagggttgttttaagacttgtgaaggcaatgaattttagacttaataaaaataaagcaaattaattttcaaagagtggtatcaagatttaaaatggactaaggctccggattcactattacttcaagttgattggttacaaaaatatttcataattattatctagctctttttccattaaatcacttattaatctataaggtatccaaatattaaattgtaatccttaagcatgatttatcaaagaattaattctaagcataaaacatcaaactgattcacaactaattaagaaaaccctttttatctctttttttattgatccaagtgaattaaataaaataaataattaagaaattataaaaagaatttaccaatcaaacatgagtgaatagctcctccgtcgcctaagtcaccaggtatttagcctctcatcatgttggaaaaatactcaaaagacttcattgatgctcaaaagtgttttacaatgaagagaaagataagtaaatagtataaaacaggattatgcgacccacaaaaggcgtccagaatcaacgacacagagatagtgttgttggtacaacgactcagtcgcggaaaggagtggaaaagtgtcgcaataaagcgacagtttttaacgactttcctgcctcgtctattgttcttcgtgttcttcagttccagcagcagcagaaactttcttcacagcgtctggttctttgatttttacgtctctaaatctctcccaaattctCCCTAAACTTCCTCAatctttctctgacctccaaggactctatttaaacccgaagcatgcatcgaatctcctccataactccacaaatcctcggcagtgaaagaaaatattttcggatattttctttcctgttttagcttttcacgcgttttctctggtctagcacgctccaattcgattacacatgctccaacaggttgctcgatgcatgaaacacgagcagaacacacaaaatcttccagaagttGTAGAGAAACTGttctgcatgtgttttacctgttttgagcccgtgaattggctagccaattctagccaaatttgagctaATAGAACACTCACAAAATcttttccatgttaaatcacaacttctcaccaattttcagcgattgaatcacactagaacaccttcattttgctgattgaaaatctgtcaggagtgaaaatggttttcccgccaaaacacgaatttgaatgttgaagatgatatgcccctatcctgaactggggtgcgaatagcagatgccttgggggtgccccttagtaattaggttaccccttatccaaaagcgagagtccgaataacacttgtcctccgggtgccaaaatcaacttttcgagccgaattttccaaaaatgtttatttcctaaaaatacataaaaacacaatattagtacaaaaatagagttccaacaatacgaacattgaggacaaattagacacaaaaatgtgtctatcaaataccccaaacttattatttgctagtcctcgagcaaatctaatctagaaagtaaaatgatacttagcatgtgcagcaagcgttaaaccactaggtggacctactggaggagtgttgtctccggagggtttaccagaggtgtacccacaaaacctttactccagaccctagctatctacaacgaaccttggaaggcactaaagaatctccttggttggcttacaatcactgactacaggaggaagtaccctgatgcgaaattccaattgttgtacacgagtttacactcaagcatactaaaattcatataaagtgacagagctctactcagatagttgcactatggacatcatattcggagtcaaactaatcatatggatagaaaaaggagatggaaatagaaaaatgtagatggttttgatgttaccaaatgatcgatgtttcacatatctgtctgaaggccactgccagaatgaacctatcctaatggactgagataccggtctgactaatatcaacacaactggcatatacaagggaaccagtggtcaataacttaaatctagatcaacaaactggcaaatacaagggaaccagcagttgactacagaacaataaccattttttttaacttaacggcatgaatagatctttttgatccaagcgcatgctcttgtcagcagattacacgatagttcccacgggtcctgcattccacgcttgcttaggcgacggaaacagggagaacacacgcatattgctatccaagtgttaatacttattccgattggtctaactggtccggtcttttttttttttagtaactcagtcactctaattcaccctagcagtggtaacaacttgaatcgtgtgccccacctaatcacttagagaaacatagtttaaaatgaaaaaaaaataaaaaaaaatgaaaaggactcaacgagatatggtgcaactatcatgttatttctaacacctgagctctgtgcttttatgaatagactctatatgtttccatctaatcagattggttcctcaactcctacaaccaagatgcttccatccacttagattagttagtgccatcctgaatacgcataaatttctaggctctggagtttatttattgcaactaaaagctaacaaaagtttcttccccccccccaaacttaaatctaacattgtcctcaatgtttctaattaaagagcagtaccaaaagtaaaataacacgaggagaagttggaaagatagtacctgggtgaagaaaatcaaaaactaatatacaacatacaactgcctcgatggtcaatcaagggtaaacagggtcctccagagggacctcctcaacatcacctgtaggaaagggctctaaaaagggtttcaatctctgaccgttaaccttcgaagaactactaccatccggtgtctcgatctcaactccatgaggaaaaacagtgcgaacaataaaaggacccgtccaccgagaacgtaacttcccagggaaaagatgcaagcgggtatcatacagaagaactttttgacctggagaaaatgacttccgtaaaatgtttctatcatgcacaagtttcattttcttatactccttcgcactatcgtaagcatctatacgaatctcgtccaactcattgagctggagtttcctatgggctcctgcctcgtcaagtgaaaaatttagctgcttaacagcccaataagctctatgttctaactcaacaggtaagtgacatgccttgccataaacaagccgataaggcgacattccaatggggatcttaaacgcagtacggtaagcccataaggcatcagtaagcctagacgaccagtctttccgattaggattaactgttttctctaatatacgttttatctccctattggaaacctct
Coding sequences within:
- the LOC113331933 gene encoding uncharacterized protein LOC113331933 translates to MHKYFPNCFPLSDEVSENGSWIWRGICKGLKIVKQHYCWELADGKDINIWKDKWIHGCQNLVPSTNWSSNMVHVSQLIDQDTKSWNLSMLNTLFPAETVNQICRIRIPMLGKDRIRWTKTRNGTFTVKSAYNTLLDEVSASNTSSNTSFIWKRLWSMKLPPKVLHLLWRILQDCLSTRDKIRIWFDMDATVLVSVGNKNLVSWLTDMFVSNNFYVDSVQAPSASTLSNLKWTVPSHNVVKVNFDVSFISKDLPMGMGLIARNSAGAFLGAKGTTDTTIDEEQGEAIAALEAIKWADRRNISDLHLEGDNKNVVDAINGRTGGIKWTTNNVILECLNLLRVFNNWKCSHVKREANSVADDIAKYARINKNTKWNISPPDFILG